In the Zingiber officinale cultivar Zhangliang chromosome 5A, Zo_v1.1, whole genome shotgun sequence genome, AGaggattttaataaaataaaacttgaaaataaaaaattaaaagaagaaatagaaaaattgaaaaactctaactgttcaaatatttttattttcagaaattATAAAAGATTAAATTGATACTATAGGTTTCATAAAAATCagattagaaaaatattaaaaacttatgtacctagaaaatacctgattaaccctaTAGGATGGAATTTATACTGGGTTTCAAAGTCGTGTTTAGCTTGAgctgttaattaaatttagcgctttcagcgaaaaaattaaacagtaaatttatttataagactttgtctaagaaagtggttgttgctccaataaccaagaaggcctagtgtctcgccactgtctgaaagccaaatattgaaataaacagtttagttgactaactgaaaaagcattaaaatcaaaattacgtaatgctttaaagggttactcaatttattttagaaaatatttttcaaaaatattcattgaaaatatttttcaaaaatattcatgcttacgaaaacttagaaattttttctatccatcacaaatttaatatatatatatatatatatatttgccttaaattttttttttcttcaacacttatgattttttttttattccgttgcacaaatcttttgtagaaaatcaAAAGTTTTCCTATTTCCTTAGAATTTTaaattaccttagacttgttaaaagaaccctaattttttatgtgatcagagggggagaagaatgttaagtctagggagaggtgtatttaaaatttctttcattgaaaaatcttacttacacttatttgaaacattatttgttttaattttatgtctgttttaccctaccttaacctgtgttgttcacatcaaaaagggggagattgttggaaccccaaagtgttttgatgtgatcaaacaagttaagttaggtcctgtgtggtttaacccttgtgtctaagtatgcagaaacttaggaacacaggaagtcgagtggaagatgcggctagcgagaaggacgacacggggagagagccgacgggcttggtgtgttcgagggatgaggtgaccgcggaagagtacaccggtggacgagaagaacgtacgcgacgttcgagagacgagaaaccGAGAatgaaggttgctcgaggagaaggccggaacttgggttcgggtgagccctattccggatggccaagatcacctaagcaagcggagccgaaagTGGAAGACCCGGATCAAGGCGAACAACACCGGAGCAAAAGACCTGGACCAGAAAGttaacttggttgacttagtggtccgggcgcccggatccattccgggcgacCGGAGTTGGGTTTTTGACTAGATCGCGCCAAGCACGATCCGTTGCGTTGGGGATAAAGGTTTATCCCGCAGAGcgtccggaaccccttcggggtgccccgaccaagactataaatatagtcttggtctagaagcttttgaaCAATCaaaacaactcacttgtaatccagttcttcaagttctatattttcttttatgctatcaACGTTGTAAAGACTCCACCCGAAGAAAATCATCAGATAGTGCGGCTTACTTTCTTTGGATTAGCAATTCTCTGATTACAAATCAAGTAATTCTTTTGTGTCCGTTTCTTTTAGTCTCTTTCTGTTTTAATACAAGCGCTATTAATTTAGtcgaaaatccgagaaaggtcgaattttattttgcaggataattcacccctcccctcttgtcggcctccaaagggaccaacacacaCTACCAATGGGAGCTCCTACTGGAGATGTTCTAATTAGTatacaattataataattatgatttctTAACTATTATACAATTAATTATGATAGTTGTAATTAATAACCTACCTAAGCTTTAACTCAgggttattttaattttttatatgtaaCTATATATAtgataaatcttaaattttaaatcaaatttcatgataacatttgttttttttatctttttttaaaaaatttatctaaggATGTTAGTCCATGCAGGTacttttgatttaatttgatgatGGATAGAAAACgtctataaaattaaattaatcaactcAAAATTAGTTGATATAAGTTGAATTTCATACATTAACTGAAAAAAAATGCAAAAGtaaatttggaaaaaaattataatgcgggataagaataaaatagaaagattttttttttgtcttgtttTTAAAAAGGTTAGATCGATCAGGTAAGGCGGATTTAAAGGTCAAAATAAATTTGATGGAAAGAAATGAGATAGTTTATGCTTTTgatgataaataaaaaagaaatgttttatatatttaaaaaaggtaacatattttatatttttaaatcttctAAAAAAGTTGGTTAAATGGATTAATCCTTGTTAGATGCATCTTAATTTACCTTCTAGCGAAATCCTTAATAACTAACTCTTGATCGATTCGGAAACCCTCGTCCCCGATTcctcagccgatcgatccgatcCGATCCGCTCCGATCAATGAATTCCGCCGCCGCCGAAGCCTCGTCTTCTAATCTGCCGCCGCCGCCCGCGGCGGCGTCCCGCCTGGCCCCCGGATTCCGATTCCACCCTACTGACGAGGAGCTCGTCTCCTACTACCTCAAGCGCAAGGTCTGCGGCCGGCCGCTCCGCGTGGATGCCATCGCGGAGGTAGAGCTGTACATGTTCGAGCCGTGGGAACTGCCGGACCTGTCCCGGATCCGAAGCCGCGACCAGGAGTGGTACTTCTTTACCTCCCTGGACCGCAAGTATTCCACCCGGTCGCGGACCAACCGCGCCACGCCTCAGGGCTACTGGAAGACCACCGGCAAGGACCGATCAGTGGGACGCGGCCCCCGCGCTGTCGGCATGAAGAAAACGCTGGTGTACCATTCCGGCAGGGCGCCTCGTGGCAACAGGACAAATTGGGTTATGCACGAGTACCGCCTCGAGGATGAGGAGCTGACCAAGTCCGGGATTTTCCAGGTACATCGCCCTAATCGAATTTTCTTTATGTCTTGTTTCTTTACTTGGAATTGAGTTTGAATCGTGAAGCATCGGCGGGGAAGGATGCGCATGTTGTTTGCAGGATCTTTCTAAAGAATGGCTCTGGGCCTCAGAATGGCGCTCAATATGGAGCACCGTTTCTTGAAAAAGAATGGGAGGTGGAGGAAGATGGTGCGGTTTCAATGCTCGACGGAGGGGATTATCACGCCACTGAAGTGGTTTCAATGCTCGATGGAGGGGATTATCACGCCACTGAACGAGGATATTTTGAATTTAGTGATCTTGTACAGGTGCAGATACAGACTTTCCTCTTTATTGATCTTTACTTTTGAACTATCTGCATAAAAAGGAAGAAATAAGCAATGTATTCCCCAACGATACCAGATATTgctttattttaaaatctcaaaaTCATTGAAGAATTTGAGCATTTTTTTCTCAATTTAATTGCGCAACAGAAACACTGATACATTGCCCTCACTGAAACCTTGTAGCAGTGACTAGTTCTCCGTTGACAAAATCCTAGCCAGCACATGAATGCATGGATGATATTCTTCCTGAAGATATCCACCATGACTTATGTATCAGCAAAACAAGTAAACTGACAGCTTAGAATAGCCAAGTTGCCCATATCTTGTAATCTTGGAACTAATAATTTGTTCCATTGACATACTGTTTATGACATAGACCAATGATTTGCAGTGGTAACTAGGATTACAAGGaaatttgagatattttgaaaaacaaagagaCAAGTTTTAGGCAATTGGACCTAGAAAAAAGAGCATGGTTGTGCAGACCTGTATATAAAATACAAACAACTCATGAAATCAACACTTTGTCAATAGAGTTTAACTCAAATGCAAGTATCTGATGGACAAATAAAGTAAGCAGCATGCGTAGTCTAGGATTCTAATTCAAAGTTATAGAATTCAGGGAAGGATTCAAGCAATGCCAAGTTGGGGTAATTAACCACTGGGCtcttccaaaaataaataaataaatggtgTATAGCTTTGCCTAATGAATGAACTTCAAGGCTAATCCCAATTAGCCAAGGAACCAACCTTAGAATCAAGCACACTACTTTGACTTATACAATAGTATGCTCTTGTCTTATTAGTATTTGCAATTTTGTTTGCTCTCATGATTATTGTTTGTTTTTATAGTGGTGACTGACATAGCAAGGTTTCCAAAAGCATATGCAAGGGATGCACAATCAATCCGCTATATAGTGCATATGCCATATGTGAGGGTATCTGTGgccaatattaaaatatttaatatctatTTAATCATATTGTCACATTTGGCTAGACTTTCTATATTGTATTTGTTTGTCTGATCCAATTTCTTATCATTTGAAACATAAGCATTGAAGAGGTAAATTAGGCAAACTAATGGATATGTAGACTCGAGTGTACATCTGCTGGTTTGAATTCTTATGATGTATTGATGGATAGGAATTGCCACAATTATTATTCTGACAATAGTTGATTGACTGGCAGTGGCGAAATTTGCAGAATTTCCATAAACTGATTAATTCATTTGTTGCTAATATCTCCTTTTTCCAAACATAGAAAGATATATTCTTAGATTAATCATTTGCGCTTTCAATCATTTTCAGAATGAAGACTTGAATAAAGAACAGACAAATGTTTCCAATTTTGCACCATATATTGGTGGAACAGATAATGGCGGTCATCCAGAAGATGCAAGCAATTTACTGGATGAGGCTTCCAAAGATATTAGTTTCACCAACTTGGGTGATACACCTCCTCAGAAGAGTGCGCCAGCTTCTATTGATGAAATGGAGAAACATCCTCCAGCGGAAGATTGCAGTCATACTCAAACTTGTGTAAATGCAAAGGAAGAATATGTGGAGTTGAAGGATATTGCAGATACTGTGAATGTGGCATATTCTGTTGTTGAGGAATCTGTTGGTTACCCTATAAGGAATTGTCATGTGGAAAACACAAATGGGGTTGGTGAAAATATCCACCAAGTGCAAATGTTTGAAGTCGAGGAATTCTTCGACTCCATAAGTGAAAGTGATGACCAGCCAGAATCAGATCGAAACTCCCTGTTGGAAGATAATATCTTTACCCAATCGAACGGCTCCAATTCCTCAGCTGGTACTTTCACCTCCAATCAGGGAAAGATAGCAGTCTGTGATGTGCCTAATGAGAATGTAGCATTCTGGCAAGAAAATGTTGTAATGAATGAATACTTGCCTACAGTTGAACCATCTGGTTTTGAGAAGGTTGATGAATTATTAGTGTACTTTGATGCAACTGATGGTGATTTACATTATGGCAATATTGGCTTTTCACGGAGCAGTCCGCCCGCTGCATTTGATTTTGCTCAAGAGGTAAGAACTAAGAACCAATTGTTCTGTCAAATTTGTAGTCGTCAACCTCTGTGGCATTTGTCGGAATTTTGGAAAGTGTCTGTAACTAAAACTTTCCCTTTAAAACTTTTATAATGTAGGATTGTGGCTGCACAATTAAGTCAACAGCTCAGGTGCCAAATACTTTTATAAGTGGAGCCTCATCCTCAGGTTCGTGTGTTCCTTGTGATCAATCCGAAGACAAATGTAAGGATGTTGGTGATAAACCAGGTATGGTGGTCATGGTTTTTATCAGTGGTAATGATTTGCAAAAAGAGTATACTAATTATGCCTACAAAACTTTGCAAATGGTTGGTTGGATCAGATAAACTTCAAACCACTATCTGTGAATATTAGATGATTTGACAATTTCAGGTTCTCAGTTTTCTTGCACTATTTTGCTACAGATGACACCATGGAAGATTCTAACAAGGAAAATGCTGCAAAGAAGCATCTATTAAACATGTTGGGCGCAATCTCGGCGCCTGCAGCATTTGCTGAGTTTCCTCCTATGTCTGGAAAGGTTGCTGCTGCCCACTCAGCCAATCCAATCCATGTAACCTCTGGGTTTATTCGCATCTACAGTTCAACCATATCAGAGAATGTCGTGCACAGGCCCTCCCAGAAGAATGGACATGCACATTGCATGCTTTCCTACAGCCTGCCTGATGAATCTACAAGAAAGCGTCAGGTTAATCCTGTGTCGATGGTGATCCGAGGAGGCATGTACTTATTCTTAGTCTCATGGCTAATTCTTACGATTATCTACAAAGTGGTGACTGGATACATGACAAGAAAGAAGGTTCTACAAATCAAGTAAGATTTGATTGACCTGAACATTTATATTTCCACATCCAGTGCAATTGCAGAAATTCAGGTACTAGGATTATTTAGTGTCCCAATAGATAAACAGTAGCTAGTTCGACATTTTATATATTAAGTTATTCAACAACACATGGCAACTGTAATACAACATTTCGTTGTAATTTGTTGGAAAAAATTCTGATCCCAATTGGCCCATCGTGTTTGCATGGGGCTTTTAATGTGACACTCGAAGTTTCATTCATCTCATTTGATCTTTGTTTAGTCATCTCATGACTATATTTCAGTGTGATTTCTAGTTAAAATTCTTTCCAATTTGACCATTGAAATTTGTATTGTAGCTTTTGATTTAAATAAGTTTAGTTGTCTCATTTTAGCTTctgttgtgttttttgtttttttaactcGTGTAGTTCAATGAAATAATGGGTCAAGCTTCCGGATTCAGGTTCGGTTTGGAGAAGGACCATAGTGATTGAGTACTTAACGAAATACCAGAGGTTTCATTGATTCAAATGAAACTTTGAGagactaaatttaaaattaatttactttGGTGGCATGGTAGTGAATGAACACAGGATGCATGATAGCTAACTTTTGGGTTTGCATTGTTGAACAATCTCATGGGCTTCAATTTTTATTGAAATTGTTAATAATCTTATATTGccgtttaattttatattatttgtttttaaaaaaataatccagGTATATAGTAATCTATTTTTGCCATAAGAATAGTTGTTTTTATATTTAGCTGATATCAAAATATATCTGAAATGTAATTTCTTAATAATAATTTGAGGTAAGCTAGAATTGTCAAATTGAGAtctttcacattttttttttatactagCCATCCATTGTTTTACGTGGATAAAAAGGTAGATACATCGGACGCTATTAAGCGGTGGGGattaaaattttacataaaaacttttatttttcagTCAATGATGAAatgttatttattattattattttttgggaTGAAATGGaatgatatttttgtttaatttctacctttttcttctccatctgaattaatttttttcttgTCATAATATAATATTCAATTCCtactattataataataataataataataataataataataataaaattcggATCTAGATGTAAAAATTATAGATGTAAAAATTATAAGAAGATGGATTCTCATCCTCCCTATCCATTGAAATGAGATCGGATACactacataaaaaaaataattaaattaactaaattttcttGTGGAGCTAAATTTGTCTGATGTAGAGGTAATAAAGAAAGTTATATAAGTAAATATATAACCTAAAAAAATTGGATTACTTACCTTTCCATCAAATAAAATTAGCCAAATGTGTGCGTTCATAAACTCATGCTAAAGTTTCAATTAATTTTTGCCAATATCCATACGAAAAAAATAAGAATATAAATCCAGTAGACCAAAATAAGATATCCAAATAAGAACATCTAAGCTCATACGGACAGATTATTCATACCAAAAGGGTTATATCCATTGATAAGTTGTGAAGAATTTAATCATAAATAATCTCTTAACCACCTCATCAAATAGATAGAAGATTCATTAAATTGTGAAATGTTACTCTGCCATAATGTGATGTGTTTCCAATGccaataaaaaaaaaaccatcCAATGGCATTTAACATCCAAAAAATTGCCAAATAAAATGTCATAAGCAGAAATATCACAAGTATCGCCATGCTCTGGcccatcacaaaaaaaaaaaaactataaccaAAATCCTTTTTATCTAGCATTAATTTTGAACCACATGCATCTAAAGCaccttttattaaaataaatgtaGTTGTATGCAAACCTAGAGTAATAGCATGATGAACCAAGAAgttgtcccctcggggcggtgcgatggttaagacatggggagttgccacatgaggtcttgaggTCGAAACTCggtgtgaccgagcataacctcccccatgtcttggccatttgcactaatggttagtagccacccgtgatttacctcctccgtgttgacatAGGGAATGATTGGCGGGGGACATTGGGGGcgaacgaatcaccttttgccacatgatgAACCA is a window encoding:
- the LOC121980630 gene encoding uncharacterized protein LOC121980630; translation: MNSAAAEASSSNLPPPPAAASRLAPGFRFHPTDEELVSYYLKRKVCGRPLRVDAIAEVELYMFEPWELPDLSRIRSRDQEWYFFTSLDRKYSTRSRTNRATPQGYWKTTGKDRSVGRGPRAVGMKKTLVYHSGRAPRGNRTNWVMHEYRLEDEELTKSGIFQDAHVVCRIFLKNGSGPQNGAQYGAPFLEKEWEVEEDGAVSMLDGGDYHATEVVSMLDGGDYHATERGYFEFSDLVQNEDLNKEQTNVSNFAPYIGGTDNGGHPEDASNLLDEASKDISFTNLGDTPPQKSAPASIDEMEKHPPAEDCSHTQTCVNAKEEYVELKDIADTVNVAYSVVEESVGYPIRNCHVENTNGVGENIHQVQMFEVEEFFDSISESDDQPESDRNSLLEDNIFTQSNGSNSSAGTFTSNQGKIAVCDVPNENVAFWQENVVMNEYLPTVEPSGFEKVDELLVYFDATDGDLHYGNIGFSRSSPPAAFDFAQEDCGCTIKSTAQVPNTFISGASSSGSCVPCDQSEDKCKDVGDKPDDTMEDSNKENAAKKHLLNMLGAISAPAAFAEFPPMSGKVAAAHSANPIHVTSGFIRIYSSTISENVVHRPSQKNGHAHCMLSYSLPDESTRKRQVNPVSMVIRGGMYLFLVSWLILTIIYKVVTGYMTRKKVLQIK